A portion of the Chryseobacterium tructae genome contains these proteins:
- the wecB gene encoding non-hydrolyzing UDP-N-acetylglucosamine 2-epimerase, which produces MKRLKVMTVVGTRPEIIRLSRVLSALDSSEAIEHIIVHTGQNYDYELNQIFFEDLGLRKPDYFLEAAGKTATETVGNILIKIDPLLEELKPEAFLVLGDTNSCLCAIPAKKRQIPIFHMEAGNRCFDQRVPEETNRKIVDHTSDINLTYSDIAREYLLREGLPADRIVKTGSPMFEVLNHYLPQIERSDVLSRLNLEENKYFVISSHREENINSEKNFKGLMESLNAIAEKYQYPIIVSTHPRTKNMIDKMQIEMRPEIQFLKPLGFHDYNALQMRSFAVLSDSGTISEESSILNFRALNIREAHERPEAMEEASVMMVGLSPERILQGLVQLQQQKTGSERNYRQVADYSMPNVSEKVVRIIISYTDYINRVVWRKG; this is translated from the coding sequence ATGAAGAGATTAAAAGTAATGACTGTCGTAGGAACACGACCAGAGATTATCCGATTATCAAGAGTGTTATCTGCTTTAGATAGTTCTGAAGCTATTGAGCATATCATCGTTCACACAGGACAAAATTATGATTATGAACTTAATCAGATTTTCTTTGAAGATTTAGGTCTTCGTAAACCAGACTATTTTCTTGAAGCAGCAGGAAAAACTGCTACAGAAACAGTAGGAAATATTTTAATTAAAATAGATCCTCTCCTCGAAGAATTAAAACCAGAAGCTTTTCTTGTCTTAGGAGATACAAATTCTTGTTTATGTGCAATTCCTGCAAAAAAACGTCAGATTCCGATTTTTCACATGGAAGCCGGAAACAGATGTTTTGATCAAAGAGTTCCAGAAGAAACTAATAGAAAAATTGTAGACCACACTTCGGATATTAATTTAACGTATTCTGATATTGCAAGAGAATATTTACTAAGAGAAGGCCTTCCTGCAGATAGAATTGTTAAAACAGGTTCTCCAATGTTTGAAGTGCTAAATCATTATTTACCACAAATAGAACGTTCTGATGTTTTATCAAGATTAAATCTGGAAGAAAATAAATATTTTGTGATCTCATCTCACCGCGAAGAAAACATTAATTCTGAAAAAAACTTTAAAGGATTAATGGAGTCTTTAAATGCTATCGCAGAAAAATATCAATATCCAATAATTGTCTCTACGCATCCACGTACCAAAAATATGATTGATAAGATGCAGATTGAAATGCGTCCTGAAATACAATTTTTGAAACCTTTAGGATTTCATGATTATAACGCTCTTCAGATGCGCTCATTTGCAGTACTCTCAGATTCTGGCACAATTTCTGAAGAATCTTCAATCTTAAACTTCAGAGCTCTTAATATTAGAGAAGCTCATGAAAGACCGGAAGCGATGGAAGAAGCCTCAGTAATGATGGTTGGATTATCCCCTGAAAGAATTTTACAAGGGCTTGTTCAGCTACAACAACAGAAAACAGGAAGTGAAAGAAACTATAGACAAGTTGCTGATTATTCAATGCCGAATGTTTCCGAAAAAGTAGTTAGGATTATTATCAGCTATACAGATTATATTAACAGAGTTGTCTGGAGAAAAGGATAG
- a CDS encoding glycosyltransferase family 4 protein codes for MNILFLTLVKINTLQERGIYHDLMREFSDHNHHVYIVSPIERRENQKTDVKKEGNVTFLNVKTLNIQKTNFIEKGISTLTIEKLFLHAVKKYFSKVKFDLVVYSTPPITFTGVIKYIKKRDRAKTYLLLKDIFPQNAVDMKMLSKKGILYNYFRTKEKDLYNISDKIGCMSEANVKFVLDHNTYLSKEKLEINPNSIKLQSSVDISEEDKKRIREKYQIPDQKKIFIYGGNLGKPQGVDFLIETLQAKSDDSNIFFVIAGSGTEYDKLKNWFDNFKPKNALLFSAIPKADYDLLVQSCDIGLIFLHKDFTIPNYPSRLLSYLEFKCRYWQLQI; via the coding sequence ATGAATATACTGTTTCTTACCTTAGTTAAAATAAATACCTTGCAGGAGCGGGGTATTTATCATGATTTGATGCGTGAATTTTCAGATCATAATCATCACGTTTATATTGTAAGTCCTATTGAAAGACGTGAAAATCAAAAAACGGATGTGAAGAAAGAAGGAAATGTAACCTTTTTAAATGTAAAAACTTTAAATATTCAAAAAACAAATTTTATTGAAAAAGGTATTTCGACATTGACCATAGAAAAATTGTTTTTACATGCAGTTAAGAAATATTTTTCAAAAGTAAAATTTGATCTGGTTGTTTACTCTACTCCTCCTATTACATTCACAGGAGTTATTAAATACATCAAAAAAAGAGATCGCGCTAAAACATATTTACTTCTCAAAGACATTTTTCCGCAAAATGCTGTAGATATGAAAATGCTATCAAAAAAAGGGATTTTATACAATTATTTCAGAACTAAGGAAAAAGACTTATATAATATTTCTGATAAAATTGGCTGTATGTCTGAAGCTAATGTAAAGTTTGTTTTAGATCATAATACTTATTTATCTAAAGAAAAATTAGAAATTAATCCGAATTCTATAAAACTACAATCGTCAGTGGATATTTCGGAGGAAGATAAAAAGAGAATTAGAGAAAAATACCAAATCCCAGATCAAAAAAAGATTTTTATATATGGTGGTAATTTAGGAAAACCTCAAGGAGTAGATTTTCTTATAGAAACATTACAGGCAAAGTCCGATGATAGCAATATCTTTTTCGTTATTGCTGGGTCCGGAACAGAATACGATAAATTGAAAAATTGGTTTGATAACTTTAAACCTAAAAATGCTTTATTGTTTTCAGCCATTCCTAAAGCAGATTATGACCTTTTAGTTCAATCTTGTGATATAGGGCTTATTTTTTTACACAAAGATTTTACTATTCCTAATTATCCTTCGAGATTGCTTTCTTATTTAGAATTTAAATGCCGGTATTGGCAGCTACAGATTTAA
- a CDS encoding sugar transferase, which produces MYKTFIKRFLDIIIALTVIIFLFPLFLIIYILVKIDSPGKFFFFQERLGYQGKVFKIYKVRTMYDKERVADREILKGDADVTKIGEYLRRFKIDELPQIINVFKGDMTLVGPRPCLPRQLAEFNEDGRKRIEVVPGLTGLSQVNGNIHLSWEERWKYDREYVEKQSFLLDTKIIFKTFLILLNGEDKYIKRPNV; this is translated from the coding sequence ATGTATAAAACTTTTATAAAGAGATTTTTAGATATTATCATTGCGCTTACAGTTATCATTTTTCTATTCCCTCTATTTTTGATAATTTATATTTTGGTTAAAATAGATAGCCCTGGCAAGTTTTTTTTCTTTCAGGAAAGATTAGGATATCAGGGAAAAGTTTTCAAAATATACAAAGTGCGTACAATGTATGATAAGGAAAGGGTTGCAGATCGAGAAATATTGAAAGGAGATGCAGATGTTACAAAAATAGGAGAATATCTGAGACGTTTCAAAATAGATGAATTGCCACAAATTATTAATGTTTTTAAAGGTGATATGACATTAGTAGGACCTAGACCGTGTTTACCTAGGCAATTAGCAGAATTTAATGAAGATGGAAGAAAACGTATTGAAGTAGTACCTGGACTCACAGGATTATCTCAGGTAAATGGTAATATTCATTTATCATGGGAAGAAAGATGGAAATATGATAGAGAGTATGTAGAAAAACAAAGCTTTTTATTAGATACGAAAATCATATTTAAAACCTTTTTAATACTTCTTAATGGAGAAGATAAGTATATAAAACGTCCAAATGTATAA
- a CDS encoding formyltransferase family protein — MYKILVIGAVNSTARIIHKLVEHNLDVVGVLGHEPKNKEKVSGWADLSSLSSKFNINYKGFTKINDEENLAWASELAPDIIFAVGFSQLLSEKWFAISKLGCIGFHPTVLPFGRGRAPMAWITLEQTSGSASFFLMGKGADDGPIFAQSVFKVEENDDAQSVEAKILNHIDIALDQWLPELKEELWNPIPQSEYLASYYGVRKEEDGLINWNDNADYINRLIKAASSPHPGAYTYCKDEKITIWTSRREKEIQFKGVIGRVLLKDENGKLLIQTGNGLLWIEDYTFEEGIDITINVGDKLGYNIEDEIYKIKNILKNKR, encoded by the coding sequence ATGTATAAAATTTTAGTAATAGGAGCGGTGAACTCTACCGCACGGATTATTCATAAATTAGTTGAACATAACTTAGATGTTGTGGGGGTTTTGGGACATGAACCCAAAAATAAAGAGAAAGTTTCTGGATGGGCAGACCTCTCATCATTATCATCAAAATTTAATATCAATTATAAAGGTTTTACAAAAATTAATGATGAAGAAAATCTGGCTTGGGCTTCTGAACTAGCTCCGGATATTATTTTTGCTGTAGGCTTTTCACAACTATTATCTGAGAAATGGTTTGCTATTTCAAAATTAGGATGTATAGGTTTTCATCCCACCGTACTCCCATTTGGAAGGGGAAGGGCACCTATGGCTTGGATTACATTAGAACAAACTTCTGGTTCAGCTTCATTTTTCTTGATGGGAAAAGGGGCTGATGATGGACCAATTTTTGCTCAATCAGTATTTAAAGTAGAAGAAAATGATGATGCTCAAAGTGTAGAAGCAAAAATATTAAACCATATCGATATTGCATTAGACCAATGGCTGCCAGAATTGAAGGAAGAATTATGGAATCCTATACCTCAATCTGAATATCTGGCATCTTATTATGGGGTAAGAAAAGAAGAGGACGGCTTAATCAATTGGAATGATAATGCAGATTACATCAATCGACTAATTAAAGCTGCATCCAGCCCACACCCAGGTGCCTATACTTATTGTAAAGATGAAAAAATAACTATCTGGACATCTAGAAGAGAAAAAGAAATTCAGTTCAAGGGAGTGATTGGCAGGGTTTTATTAAAGGATGAAAACGGAAAGCTTCTCATTCAAACAGGAAACGGCCTCCTATGGATTGAAGACTATACATTTGAAGAAGGAATAGATATTACTATTAATGTAGGAGATAAATTGGGGTATAATATTGAAGATGAAATTTATAAAATAAAAAACATTTTAAAAAATAAAAGATGA
- a CDS encoding PIG-L deacetylase family protein: MNRVVVVAPHPDDEIIGCGATIAKHIKSGDEVTIIVATNASEGAPELFPMSQVENVRAEAVAAHQFLGVKETVFLDFPAPALNAFPEFKISLEIAKVFQRIKPTHLYLPHPGDIHQDHKAIYRASLVAARPQGSDKISNIYCYETLSETEWTPMQEKPFVPNHFIDVTDVFSKKAEAMKFFTSQIKHFPHSRSVETFEALAMYRGSTVGVERAEAFSVERQLVL, from the coding sequence ATGAACAGAGTAGTTGTAGTAGCACCACATCCTGATGATGAAATAATTGGATGTGGAGCAACCATTGCAAAGCATATCAAATCTGGAGATGAAGTAACAATAATTGTTGCAACCAATGCCTCAGAAGGTGCTCCTGAACTTTTCCCTATGTCACAAGTTGAAAATGTTCGGGCAGAAGCTGTTGCTGCACATCAGTTTTTAGGAGTAAAGGAAACCGTTTTTCTTGATTTCCCTGCACCTGCGCTTAATGCATTCCCTGAATTTAAAATTTCTTTGGAAATCGCTAAAGTATTTCAGAGAATTAAACCTACTCATTTATATCTTCCTCATCCTGGAGATATTCATCAAGATCATAAAGCAATTTATCGAGCGTCTTTAGTGGCTGCAAGACCACAAGGATCCGATAAAATTTCAAATATTTATTGCTATGAGACACTCTCAGAAACGGAATGGACTCCAATGCAGGAAAAGCCTTTTGTACCTAATCATTTCATAGATGTAACTGATGTTTTCTCTAAAAAAGCAGAAGCTATGAAGTTTTTTACTTCACAAATCAAGCATTTTCCACATTCTCGTTCAGTAGAGACTTTTGAGGCTCTGGCAATGTACAGAGGATCTACAGTAGGAGTTGAAAGAGCAGAAGCGTTTTCTGTTGAAAGACAGTTGGTTCTATAA
- a CDS encoding ATP-grasp domain-containing protein, protein MNNILISSAGQRVSLVRAFQKELKKIDPSAKVFTVDLNPVLAPACHVSDGFDKIDRVTASGYISELLEICKKRNIKMIVPTIDTELLVLAENKDLFLQNGIIPVVSSLDFVKKCRDKRIINEFFVENNIDIPKKMDKDNLTFPLFIKPYDGSLSADTFLIRQASDLTDYHFQNPKLMFMEYMDHEIYEEFTVDTYYNTNGDLKCVVPRKRIFVRAGEVNKGVTKKNEIVGYVNKNLSHIDGAVGCLTMQFFLHPEEKRIVGIEINPRFGGGYPLSYLAGANYPEWLIKEYILNNDIPYFNDWEENLLMLRYDDEVLVRNYEG, encoded by the coding sequence ATGAATAATATACTTATAAGTTCTGCTGGTCAAAGAGTATCTTTGGTTCGAGCATTCCAAAAAGAACTTAAAAAAATAGACCCAAGTGCAAAGGTCTTTACAGTAGATCTAAACCCTGTTCTGGCTCCTGCTTGTCATGTTTCAGATGGATTTGACAAAATTGACCGGGTTACAGCTTCTGGTTATATTTCTGAATTATTGGAAATCTGTAAGAAAAGAAATATTAAGATGATTGTTCCTACTATTGATACTGAACTTTTAGTATTGGCGGAAAATAAAGATCTTTTTCTTCAGAATGGAATTATTCCTGTAGTTTCATCATTGGATTTTGTGAAAAAGTGTAGAGATAAACGAATTATTAATGAGTTTTTTGTGGAAAATAATATTGATATTCCTAAAAAAATGGATAAAGATAATTTAACCTTTCCATTATTTATAAAACCTTATGATGGCTCGTTGAGTGCTGATACGTTTTTAATAAGACAGGCTTCTGATCTTACGGATTATCACTTTCAGAATCCTAAACTGATGTTTATGGAATACATGGATCATGAGATTTATGAGGAATTTACAGTTGATACTTATTACAATACAAATGGAGATCTTAAATGTGTTGTACCTCGTAAACGTATTTTTGTAAGAGCCGGTGAAGTCAATAAAGGGGTTACCAAGAAAAATGAGATTGTAGGCTATGTAAATAAAAATCTTTCTCATATAGATGGTGCTGTAGGATGCTTAACTATGCAGTTTTTTTTACATCCGGAAGAGAAAAGAATTGTAGGGATTGAAATTAATCCGCGATTCGGTGGTGGATATCCGTTAAGTTATCTTGCTGGAGCCAATTATCCTGAATGGCTGATTAAAGAATATATTTTGAATAATGATATTCCTTATTTTAATGATTGGGAAGAGAACTTATTAATGTTGCGCTACGATGATGAAGTTTTAGTTAGAAATTATGAAGGGTAA
- a CDS encoding HAD family hydrolase: MKGKYIIFDLDDTLMYEIDYLESAYYEIANLLDLNNKENLYQDMMSWYHENKDVFGMLEEKYSHDKIKLLDIYRNHFPMIKMGDDVREVLDYISQNTYKLGLISDGRSVTQRNKLKALDIEGLFDKIIISEEFGSMKPDHKNFEIFMDDKNYQYFYIGDNTKKDFVTPNKLGWITIALKDAGRNIHKQDFDWSAEHKPQFIVNNLKEIINYIN, translated from the coding sequence ATGAAGGGTAAATACATTATATTTGATCTTGATGATACATTAATGTATGAGATTGATTATCTTGAGTCTGCATATTATGAAATAGCCAATTTACTTGATCTCAATAACAAAGAGAATTTATATCAAGATATGATGAGCTGGTATCATGAAAATAAAGACGTTTTTGGAATGTTGGAGGAGAAATATTCCCACGACAAAATAAAACTATTAGATATTTATCGCAATCATTTTCCTATGATTAAAATGGGAGATGATGTGCGAGAAGTTTTAGATTATATTAGCCAAAATACCTATAAATTAGGACTAATTTCAGATGGAAGATCAGTTACTCAAAGAAATAAATTGAAAGCTTTGGATATAGAAGGTCTCTTTGATAAAATTATCATTTCTGAAGAATTCGGAAGTATGAAACCAGATCATAAAAACTTTGAAATTTTTATGGATGATAAAAATTATCAATATTTTTATATTGGTGATAATACTAAAAAAGATTTTGTTACTCCAAACAAATTAGGCTGGATTACCATTGCATTGAAAGATGCAGGCAGAAATATCCATAAGCAGGACTTTGATTGGTCAGCAGAACATAAGCCTCAATTTATTGTAAATAATTTAAAAGAAATAATAAATTATATAAACTAA
- a CDS encoding aminotransferase class I/II-fold pyridoxal phosphate-dependent enzyme, with product MSQKIWLSSPHMGGNELKYINEAFEENWVAPLGPNVNGFESDLEQFLGENSKIAVLSAGTAALHLALIECGVQHGDDVICQSMTFSASANPIAYCGATPVFIDSESDTWNMCPSALKDAIEDRIQKGKKPKAIIVVHLYGMPAKMDEIIAIAEKYQIPIIEDAAEALGSTYKGKACGTFGRFGILSFNGNKIITTSGGGALVCHSQEDKDKAVFLSTQARDNAPHYQHSHIGFNYRMSNIVAGIGRGQMEVLKDRVQSRRDMHEFYVEIFKDIQGVTVFSEPGDDFYSNHWLSAVIIDPETGKDRESLRLAFLEDNIESRPLWKPMHLQPVFENAPYYGTNISEKLFDNGLCLPSGSNLSDEDRDRISKVIRAYFGS from the coding sequence ATGTCACAAAAAATATGGTTATCCTCTCCACATATGGGAGGCAATGAATTAAAATATATCAACGAAGCATTCGAAGAAAATTGGGTGGCACCCCTTGGACCAAATGTTAATGGGTTTGAAAGCGACCTTGAACAGTTTTTAGGTGAAAATTCGAAAATAGCAGTCCTTTCTGCAGGAACAGCAGCTCTTCATTTGGCACTTATTGAATGTGGTGTACAACATGGAGATGATGTGATTTGTCAATCGATGACATTTTCCGCCTCAGCTAATCCTATTGCATATTGTGGAGCAACTCCTGTTTTTATAGACAGCGAATCTGATACATGGAATATGTGTCCAAGTGCATTGAAAGATGCAATTGAAGATAGAATTCAAAAAGGTAAAAAACCTAAAGCAATTATTGTTGTTCATTTATATGGAATGCCCGCAAAAATGGATGAAATTATTGCTATTGCAGAGAAATATCAGATCCCTATTATTGAAGATGCCGCAGAAGCCTTGGGATCTACTTATAAAGGAAAAGCTTGTGGAACATTCGGGCGTTTTGGAATTCTAAGTTTTAATGGGAATAAAATTATTACAACTTCAGGAGGAGGAGCTTTAGTTTGCCATAGTCAGGAAGATAAAGATAAAGCTGTTTTTCTATCCACTCAGGCTAGAGATAACGCTCCTCACTATCAGCATTCTCATATCGGATTCAATTATAGAATGAGTAATATTGTTGCAGGTATTGGGCGTGGACAGATGGAAGTTCTTAAAGATAGAGTACAGTCACGCAGAGATATGCATGAATTTTATGTTGAAATTTTTAAGGACATTCAAGGAGTAACTGTATTTTCAGAACCTGGAGATGACTTCTATTCTAATCATTGGCTGTCTGCAGTGATCATTGATCCTGAAACAGGAAAAGATAGAGAAAGTTTACGGTTAGCATTCCTTGAAGATAATATTGAATCCAGACCACTTTGGAAACCAATGCATTTACAACCTGTCTTTGAAAATGCACCATATTATGGGACAAATATTTCTGAAAAACTATTTGATAATGGATTGTGCTTACCATCAGGATCTAACTTATCAGATGAAGATCGAGACAGAATATCAAAAGTGATCAGAGCATACTTTGGATCTTAA
- a CDS encoding sugar transferase, whose amino-acid sequence MNKYKYWKIVFDFILAVILTVFLIPLLFILFIIASLDTSSNGLFFQKRIGQYGKSFTIFKFKTIHGKNRNCSKLGRILRKFKLDELPQLFNILKGEMSFVGPRPDIEGYYDRLEGTDRKVLELKPGLTCEASIVYRNEEKILKKQEDPLKYNDEILFPHKVKMNLEYLEHLSFKNDIKILLNTLLIILK is encoded by the coding sequence ATGAATAAGTATAAATATTGGAAAATAGTATTTGACTTTATCCTTGCGGTAATTCTAACTGTTTTTCTGATTCCATTACTATTCATTTTATTTATCATTGCAAGTTTAGATACATCTTCTAATGGTCTTTTTTTTCAAAAGAGGATTGGACAGTATGGAAAGAGTTTTACCATTTTTAAATTTAAAACCATTCATGGTAAAAATAGAAATTGTTCGAAATTAGGGCGGATTCTTAGAAAGTTTAAATTAGATGAGCTCCCCCAGCTTTTTAATATTCTAAAAGGGGAAATGAGCTTTGTAGGCCCAAGACCTGATATTGAAGGTTATTATGACCGACTTGAAGGAACAGATCGAAAAGTATTAGAGCTAAAACCTGGTCTAACGTGTGAAGCGAGTATTGTATATCGCAATGAAGAAAAAATACTAAAAAAACAGGAAGACCCTTTGAAATACAATGATGAAATATTATTTCCACATAAAGTAAAGATGAATCTTGAATATTTAGAACATTTATCCTTTAAAAATGACATTAAGATTTTACTTAATACATTATTAATTATTTTAAAATAA
- the rfbC gene encoding dTDP-4-dehydrorhamnose 3,5-epimerase, protein MKIKETPLKDCYIIEPTVFEDERGYFFEKFNEKKFEELTGMNGHFVQDNISKSSYGVLRGIHLQKGEHAQAKLVSCLEGSVWDVAVDLREDSPTFGQWFGVELSAENKLQLYVPRGFGHGFSVLSTHAVFSYKCDNFYNKESEGSVRFNDSDLNIDWKVDEKDAVLSEKDQNAPDFKEKNF, encoded by the coding sequence ATGAAAATTAAAGAAACCCCACTTAAAGACTGTTACATTATTGAACCTACCGTTTTCGAGGACGAAAGAGGGTATTTTTTTGAAAAGTTCAACGAAAAAAAATTCGAAGAGCTTACAGGAATGAATGGCCACTTTGTTCAGGATAACATCTCCAAATCTTCTTATGGCGTGTTGAGAGGAATTCATCTTCAGAAAGGTGAACATGCACAAGCCAAATTAGTTTCATGCCTGGAAGGAAGTGTGTGGGATGTAGCAGTAGATCTTAGAGAAGACTCTCCAACCTTTGGACAATGGTTTGGAGTTGAACTTTCAGCCGAAAACAAACTACAACTTTATGTACCAAGAGGTTTCGGTCATGGTTTCTCCGTATTAAGTACACATGCTGTCTTCTCTTATAAATGTGATAACTTTTACAATAAAGAATCAGAAGGAAGCGTAAGATTTAACGACTCAGATCTTAATATAGATTGGAAAGTAGATGAAAAAGACGCGGTTCTTTCAGAAAAAGACCAGAATGCACCTGATTTTAAAGAAAAAAACTTTTAA
- the rimO gene encoding 30S ribosomal protein S12 methylthiotransferase RimO produces the protein MRTKSVGKKKINVVTLGCSKNVYDSEVLMSQLKANGKEVVHEDRGDIVVINTCGFIDNAKEESINTILDYVEAKNRGEVEKVFVTGCLSERYKPDLVREIPDVDQYFGTRDLPILLKHLGADYKHELVGERLTTTPKHYAYLKISEGCDRPCSFCAIPLMRGGHVSTPIEKLVSEAQKLAKKGTKELILIAQDLTYYGLDIYKKRALGELLKELVKVEGVEWIRLHYAFPSGFPEDVLDIIREEPKICNYIDIPLQHINSDLLKSMKRGTTHEKTDALLGKFREKVPDMAIRTTLIVGYPGETEERFQELKDWVKEQKFDRLGCFTYSHEENTGAYVLEDDIPQEVKEARVEEIMELQSQISWEKNQEKIGKVFKCVFDRKEGNYFIGRTEYDSPDVDNTVLVSAEDTYISIGEFADVKITSAEEFDLYGDLV, from the coding sequence ATGCGTACAAAATCTGTAGGGAAGAAGAAAATCAATGTAGTTACACTTGGATGTTCCAAAAATGTATATGACTCTGAAGTATTAATGAGCCAGCTAAAAGCCAATGGCAAAGAAGTGGTTCATGAAGATCGTGGAGATATTGTTGTTATTAATACCTGTGGATTTATTGATAATGCTAAAGAAGAATCTATCAATACTATTTTAGATTATGTTGAAGCAAAAAATAGAGGCGAAGTAGAAAAAGTATTCGTTACAGGTTGTCTTTCCGAAAGATATAAGCCAGATTTGGTTAGAGAAATTCCAGATGTAGACCAGTATTTTGGGACAAGAGACCTTCCTATACTATTAAAGCATCTTGGCGCAGACTACAAGCACGAATTGGTAGGGGAAAGGTTAACAACCACTCCAAAGCATTATGCATACCTTAAAATTTCAGAAGGATGTGACAGACCATGTTCTTTTTGTGCCATTCCTTTGATGAGAGGAGGTCACGTTTCGACTCCTATTGAAAAATTAGTTTCCGAAGCTCAGAAATTAGCAAAAAAAGGAACGAAAGAATTAATTCTTATTGCTCAGGATCTTACTTATTATGGATTAGATATTTATAAGAAGCGTGCATTAGGAGAGCTACTAAAAGAATTAGTAAAAGTAGAAGGAGTAGAGTGGATTCGTCTTCACTACGCTTTCCCAAGCGGATTCCCTGAAGACGTTTTGGATATTATCCGTGAAGAACCTAAAATTTGTAATTATATAGATATTCCTCTTCAACATATCAACTCAGACTTGTTGAAATCGATGAAAAGAGGGACTACCCATGAGAAAACTGATGCTCTTTTAGGGAAATTCAGAGAAAAAGTTCCAGACATGGCGATCAGAACAACACTGATTGTTGGCTATCCGGGAGAAACAGAGGAAAGATTCCAGGAGCTTAAAGATTGGGTTAAAGAACAAAAATTTGACAGATTAGGTTGTTTTACCTATTCTCATGAAGAAAATACCGGCGCTTATGTATTGGAAGATGATATTCCACAAGAAGTAAAAGAAGCCAGAGTAGAAGAAATCATGGAATTACAGTCTCAGATCTCTTGGGAAAAGAACCAGGAAAAAATAGGAAAAGTGTTTAAATGTGTATTCGATCGTAAGGAAGGTAATTATTTTATCGGAAGAACGGAATACGATTCTCCGGATGTAGATAATACTGTTTTAGTATCTGCCGAAGATACCTATATTTCCATCGGAGAATTCGCTGATGTGAAGATTACTTCAGCAGAAGAATTTGACCTTTATGGGGATTTGGTATAG
- a CDS encoding septal ring lytic transglycosylase RlpA family protein, which yields MMKRFILVIIMMISTLGVYSFTSNALDAKKTSYASYYHDKFNGRKTASGEIFDNSKFTAANRTLPFGTNVKVTNLKNGKEVIVRINDRGPFHSSRSLDMSKAAFDEIGDINHGTIPVEYEIVD from the coding sequence ATGATGAAAAGATTCATTCTCGTAATCATAATGATGATTTCAACCTTAGGTGTTTACTCATTTACAAGTAATGCCTTAGATGCGAAAAAAACAAGTTATGCATCGTACTACCACGATAAATTTAACGGTAGAAAAACTGCTAGCGGAGAAATCTTTGATAACTCAAAGTTTACTGCAGCAAACAGAACGCTTCCATTTGGAACAAACGTTAAGGTAACAAACCTTAAGAATGGGAAAGAGGTAATAGTGAGGATTAATGATAGAGGACCTTTCCATTCATCAAGATCTTTAGACATGTCTAAAGCTGCGTTCGATGAGATCGGAGATATCAACCATGGTACAATTCCGGTCGAATATGAAATTGTCGATTAG